A region from the Flavobacteriales bacterium genome encodes:
- a CDS encoding response regulator transcription factor gives MKDKIELAIVDDDTIVVQLLGKYLKEKGDVIIWSTANCGNDFIKQLEKNNTLPDVVLLDLKMKNGEGIEVMDILRVTYPTIKIIVLSSYYKPSFSGHLLQLGANAFLSKETDLDELVTIVEKVMQDGNYLSADQVAILRQQVSNRVEKVVVFGNNKLSKRELEVLALICQQYTGKQIAQKLFISVKTVETHKTNLLVKTGCKNTAGLIVFAAQQRLVDLDQLVMIG, from the coding sequence ATGAAAGATAAAATTGAATTGGCGATTGTAGATGATGATACAATAGTTGTACAGTTGTTAGGTAAATATTTAAAAGAAAAAGGTGATGTTATAATATGGTCTACTGCTAATTGTGGGAATGACTTTATAAAACAATTAGAAAAAAACAACACTTTACCTGATGTAGTTCTCTTGGATTTAAAAATGAAAAATGGTGAGGGGATAGAAGTGATGGATATTTTAAGAGTAACCTATCCTACAATTAAAATTATTGTCCTTTCCTCTTACTATAAGCCTTCTTTTTCTGGTCATTTATTACAATTGGGCGCTAATGCTTTTTTATCAAAAGAAACAGACCTGGATGAGCTGGTAACTATTGTTGAAAAAGTGATGCAAGATGGAAATTATTTATCAGCTGATCAGGTGGCAATTTTACGTCAACAGGTGTCTAATCGCGTTGAAAAAGTTGTGGTATTTGGTAATAATAAACTAAGCAAAAGAGAATTGGAAGTATTAGCATTAATTTGCCAGCAATATACAGGTAAACAAATAGCTCAAAAACTATTTATATCAGTAAAGACAGTGGAAACACATAAAACTAATTTGCTGGTAAAGACAGGTTGTAAAAATACTGCTGGACTGATTGTTTTTGCAGCCCAGCAGCGATTGGTTGATTTAGATCAGTTGGTAATGATAGGTTAG
- the rlmB gene encoding 23S rRNA (guanosine(2251)-2'-O)-methyltransferase RlmB, with product MYQDKGKKKNTDFIFGIRAIIEAIEANKTINKILIQSGVKGELMSELKEALKGQKIITQQVPSQKLDRITRKNHQGAIAFISPIEYQPLDQILPSIYENGETPFIYILDRVTDVRNLGSIARSAECNGVHAIVLPSRGSALVTADAVKTSAGALHKIPVCIEHNLKDTIQYLKDYGVEVVGCTEKTENLLPNTQLDKAIAVIMGSEENGISNEYLKLCDNRVKIPMFGTIESLNVAVSASIVMYEINRQRNA from the coding sequence ATGTATCAAGATAAAGGAAAAAAAAAGAATACTGATTTTATTTTTGGAATTAGGGCAATTATTGAGGCTATTGAAGCCAACAAAACCATCAACAAAATTCTTATTCAATCGGGGGTTAAAGGGGAATTGATGTCTGAACTAAAAGAAGCTCTTAAAGGCCAAAAAATAATCACACAACAAGTACCTAGTCAAAAACTTGATCGCATTACTAGAAAAAATCACCAAGGAGCAATTGCTTTTATATCTCCTATTGAATACCAGCCTTTGGACCAAATCTTACCCTCAATTTATGAAAATGGAGAAACTCCGTTTATTTACATATTAGATAGAGTTACAGATGTAAGAAACCTTGGTTCTATTGCTAGAAGCGCTGAATGCAATGGTGTTCATGCTATTGTTTTACCTTCTAGAGGTTCTGCTTTGGTAACTGCTGATGCTGTAAAAACCTCTGCTGGCGCGCTACATAAAATCCCTGTCTGTATTGAGCACAACCTTAAAGACACCATTCAATATCTTAAAGATTATGGTGTAGAAGTCGTTGGGTGCACTGAAAAAACAGAAAACCTACTTCCTAATACTCAACTGGATAAAGCTATTGCTGTTATTATGGGTTCTGAAGAGAATGGAATCTCTAACGAGTATTTAAAACTTTGTGATAACAGGGTTAAAATTCCAATGTTTGGTACTATTGAATCTTTAAATGTTGCGGTCTCAGCTTCAATTGTCATGTATGAAATAAATAGACAAAGAAATGCGTAA
- a CDS encoding HYR domain-containing protein, giving the protein MIISLLNCCKKNGLLILVFLAFLGNEMKAQVPSTLYAGYQGFSGTPSQIDLIDTAGLAFSVTSSITVTSTFGPVQGVYGISQHPSTGDVYLLYQSTGGAGARRLGILDLNTNVIADIGNSGNLTDITFTPDGTLYGVIGNFGATHDIVTINLTTAATTFFISPASGDWGNTLGYDPYSDELIHLCQPNHIDKINYSASTQTTLNATSPPGETQAVAILNSTTAWVQNYNRLYELNTQTGAYNLVNSNVGRYHAFGFIGAPCSETTSSFSQTACGSYVVPSGDETYTSSGTYMDTIANSDGCDSVMTITVTITPLDNAGFNYGAASYCVDATNPSPTITGLPGGAFTSSPAGLIINGSSGEIDIASSTPGNYTVTYTTSGTCPNSSNVSVTINALPTVSYVALADLCLNDGVQAGLGGGTPTGGVYSGTGVTDDGNGMTYSFDPSVAGIGTHTITYAYTDVNGCANNNSDNVEVLSLPSDPVVTTPITSCSSQDVILTGTGSGTGDLVFYDNTFSEIGRVTMGGVTTQNFNLGPLANGSYTYYVTEDNGSCESSNVSIAVTVEDNVNPSAVCQNISVYLNASGNVSITAADLDGGSTDNCGTVSLSASMTSFTCANLGANNVVLTVTDGDSNTDNCTAVVTVLDTIAPVITCPGNQTENPDLSCNFTLPDYTGLVTVTDNCTASSVITQSPVAGTVIAGTTTITMTADDGNGNTSTCTFNVILNDAIAPNAVCQNINAYLDGSGNATIVASDLDGGSTDNCSGLVFGASQTAFTCADLGANNVIFTATDGNANTDNCTAVVTVLDTVSPVATCQNVTVFLDGSGNATITSSDIDNGSTDNCGVASLVASKTAFTCADLGANNVTLRVTDGSANVDSCIAVVTVVDTIAPIVVCQNINVYVDNSGSVTIQATDLDGGTTDNCGSVTLSASVTSFNCSQVGANNVTLTGTDGNGNTSNCIAVVTVIDTISPTAVCQNINAYLDNLGNATIAAQAIDGGSSDNCSGVSFSASITSFTCSNLGANNVTLTVTDGVGNTDNCTAVVTVLDTLAPIVTCPGDQTENPDALCNFVLPDYTGLASATDNCSSSPVLTQSPAIGSTISGTTTVTITADDGNGNTSTCTFNVILQDVIPPTISCPGDQNVDLSTACDYTLIDYTGLATVTDNCSGISISQSPAVGTIITATTTVTLTATDGAGNTANCTFDVIPTDNLAPSIVCLGDQSEFVDANCGFTVPDYTALVTATDNCSSNITLSQSPVAGTVVGVGTQVITITGTDANGNAGNCTFNLNVADSIIPTITCPVDQVDSFDGNCEFTLLDYTALAIVSDNCGAPVVTQSPVVGTVVTANTLITLTVDDGNGNTVNCSFNLSLNDTTKPVVNCLADEAIYLDENCQVLLPDYTQEGTIYDNCDDNLSISQTPSAGSVYEKLDTVAVTLIAEDASGNIDSCTFNVRVDADANSGCIDDLIVSDLITPNGDGKNDQWIINEAAYIEGCQVIVYNRWGKQVFESINYDNTWEGTYMGKPLPDGAYYYVILCGGEVKYKGDLSILKLKK; this is encoded by the coding sequence ATGATTATATCTTTATTGAATTGCTGTAAAAAGAATGGATTACTCATTCTTGTTTTTTTAGCTTTTTTGGGAAATGAAATGAAAGCGCAAGTTCCGTCAACCTTGTATGCAGGATATCAAGGGTTTTCAGGTACGCCATCTCAAATTGATTTAATTGATACTGCTGGATTGGCTTTCTCTGTAACAAGTTCAATAACCGTAACATCTACCTTTGGACCTGTTCAAGGAGTTTATGGAATTTCACAACATCCATCTACTGGAGATGTTTATCTTTTGTATCAGTCAACTGGGGGAGCAGGAGCTCGTAGACTAGGGATCTTGGATTTAAATACAAATGTGATCGCTGATATTGGGAACAGTGGTAATTTAACAGATATTACTTTTACTCCTGATGGAACATTGTATGGGGTAATAGGGAATTTTGGAGCAACACATGATATAGTAACGATAAATCTAACCACAGCAGCAACAACATTTTTTATCTCTCCTGCAAGTGGAGACTGGGGAAATACACTAGGTTATGATCCTTATTCAGATGAACTTATTCACCTTTGTCAACCCAATCATATTGATAAAATAAATTATAGTGCAAGTACTCAAACTACGTTAAATGCAACTTCACCCCCAGGAGAAACACAAGCGGTAGCGATATTAAATTCTACAACAGCTTGGGTTCAAAATTATAATAGATTATATGAATTGAATACACAAACTGGTGCATATAATCTTGTGAATTCAAATGTTGGGAGGTATCATGCATTTGGGTTTATTGGAGCGCCTTGTTCTGAAACGACAAGTTCTTTTTCACAGACAGCATGTGGAAGTTATGTCGTACCAAGTGGAGATGAAACTTATACAAGTAGTGGTACATACATGGATACTATCGCTAATTCCGATGGCTGTGATAGTGTGATGACAATTACTGTAACCATCACCCCATTAGACAACGCAGGGTTTAATTATGGAGCAGCGTCATATTGTGTGGATGCTACCAATCCCTCACCAACGATAACTGGTTTGCCTGGAGGAGCGTTTACCAGCTCACCAGCGGGATTAATTATTAATGGAAGTTCAGGGGAAATAGATATTGCCTCGTCTACTCCAGGAAATTATACGGTGACTTATACGACTTCTGGAACCTGTCCGAATAGTTCTAATGTTTCTGTAACAATCAATGCTTTGCCAACCGTTTCTTATGTCGCATTAGCTGATTTATGTTTAAATGATGGTGTACAGGCTGGTTTAGGAGGAGGAACTCCTACGGGTGGTGTATATTCGGGGACAGGTGTTACTGATGATGGAAATGGGATGACATATTCTTTTGACCCATCGGTTGCTGGTATTGGTACACATACAATTACTTACGCTTATACAGATGTTAATGGGTGTGCCAATAATAATTCTGATAATGTTGAAGTGTTGAGTCTACCATCAGATCCGGTTGTTACTACACCGATTACTTCATGTTCTAGTCAAGATGTAATACTTACTGGTACCGGTTCTGGAACAGGAGATTTAGTTTTTTATGATAATACTTTTTCAGAAATAGGAAGAGTTACAATGGGAGGAGTCACAACACAAAACTTTAATCTTGGTCCTCTTGCTAATGGTTCTTATACCTATTATGTTACAGAAGATAACGGAAGCTGTGAATCTTCAAATGTATCAATAGCTGTTACTGTAGAAGATAATGTCAATCCATCTGCTGTATGTCAAAATATAAGTGTTTATCTTAATGCTTCAGGAAATGTATCAATTACTGCTGCAGATCTAGACGGAGGGTCAACAGATAATTGTGGAACTGTTTCGTTATCAGCATCAATGACATCATTTACTTGTGCTAATTTAGGAGCAAACAATGTTGTTTTAACAGTTACTGATGGGGATTCAAATACAGATAATTGTACGGCTGTAGTAACAGTGTTAGATACCATAGCTCCTGTTATTACTTGTCCAGGGAATCAGACTGAAAACCCAGATCTTTCGTGTAATTTTACACTGCCAGATTATACAGGGTTAGTTACAGTGACAGATAACTGTACAGCGTCTTCAGTGATTACTCAAAGTCCTGTAGCTGGAACTGTTATTGCTGGGACAACGACAATAACTATGACTGCAGATGATGGAAATGGAAATACATCAACATGTACATTTAATGTAATATTGAATGATGCTATAGCTCCAAATGCTGTATGTCAAAATATCAATGCATATTTGGATGGTTCAGGTAATGCAACTATTGTAGCAAGTGATTTAGACGGTGGCTCTACTGATAATTGTTCAGGGCTAGTTTTTGGAGCATCACAAACGGCATTTACATGTGCAGACTTAGGAGCAAACAATGTTATATTTACTGCTACAGACGGGAATGCTAATACAGATAATTGTACAGCCGTAGTAACGGTATTGGATACTGTTTCTCCTGTAGCAACATGTCAGAATGTTACGGTGTTCTTAGATGGTTCTGGTAACGCTACGATAACTTCATCAGACATAGACAATGGATCAACAGATAATTGCGGTGTCGCTTCATTGGTCGCTAGTAAAACAGCATTTACTTGCGCAGATTTAGGAGCTAATAATGTTACATTAAGAGTTACAGATGGAAGTGCTAATGTAGATAGTTGTATTGCTGTTGTAACAGTTGTGGATACTATAGCTCCAATTGTAGTATGTCAAAACATTAATGTTTATGTGGATAATTCAGGAAGTGTTACCATTCAAGCTACAGACTTAGATGGAGGAACGACAGATAATTGTGGAAGTGTTACTTTAAGTGCATCAGTTACATCTTTTAATTGTTCGCAAGTAGGAGCTAATAACGTAACGCTAACAGGAACAGATGGAAATGGAAATACTTCTAACTGTATAGCTGTTGTGACAGTAATCGATACTATTTCTCCTACTGCTGTATGTCAAAATATCAATGCTTACCTAGATAATCTTGGAAATGCAACTATTGCAGCACAAGCTATTGATGGAGGATCAAGCGATAACTGTAGTGGAGTATCATTTAGTGCATCAATTACATCATTTACTTGTTCTAATTTAGGAGCTAATAATGTAACGCTAACTGTAACTGATGGGGTAGGGAATACTGATAATTGCACCGCTGTAGTGACAGTCCTTGATACTTTAGCTCCAATTGTGACTTGCCCTGGAGATCAAACGGAAAATCCTGATGCACTTTGTAATTTTGTTTTGCCTGATTATACAGGTTTGGCTAGTGCAACAGATAATTGCTCTTCATCTCCTGTTTTAACCCAGAGTCCTGCAATAGGGTCAACAATTTCTGGAACAACAACGGTTACCATTACAGCAGATGATGGAAATGGAAATACATCGACGTGTACATTTAATGTGATTTTACAAGATGTAATTCCTCCAACAATATCTTGTCCAGGAGATCAAAATGTAGATTTGAGTACAGCTTGTGATTATACGTTGATCGATTATACTGGATTAGCTACCGTAACAGATAATTGCTCGGGAATAAGCATCTCACAATCCCCAGCTGTTGGGACAATTATCACCGCTACAACAACTGTTACTTTAACAGCAACGGATGGAGCAGGTAATACAGCTAACTGTACGTTTGATGTTATTCCTACAGATAATTTAGCTCCGTCAATAGTTTGTTTAGGAGATCAAAGCGAGTTTGTAGATGCTAACTGTGGATTTACTGTTCCTGATTATACTGCTTTAGTTACCGCTACAGATAATTGCTCATCTAATATTACATTATCACAAAGTCCAGTAGCAGGTACAGTAGTTGGAGTAGGAACTCAAGTAATCACGATAACAGGAACTGATGCTAATGGAAATGCAGGAAATTGTACATTTAATTTAAATGTAGCGGATAGCATTATACCAACAATTACTTGTCCTGTCGATCAAGTAGATAGCTTTGATGGTAATTGTGAATTTACTTTATTAGATTATACAGCATTAGCAATTGTTAGTGATAATTGTGGAGCGCCTGTTGTTACTCAAAGTCCTGTTGTTGGAACTGTAGTAACTGCTAATACGTTGATTACTTTAACTGTTGATGATGGAAATGGAAATACTGTTAACTGTTCATTTAATCTAAGTTTGAATGATACAACCAAACCAGTTGTGAACTGTTTAGCTGATGAAGCCATTTATTTGGATGAAAACTGCCAGGTACTATTACCAGATTATACTCAAGAAGGAACAATTTATGATAATTGTGACGATAATTTGAGTATATCGCAGACTCCTAGCGCTGGTAGTGTTTATGAGAAATTAGATACAGTAGCTGTTACTTTGATAGCTGAAGACGCTAGTGGTAATATTGATTCATGTACTTTTAATGTTAGGGTTGATGCTGACGCTAATAGTGGTTGTATAGATGATTTAATTGTAAGTGATTTAATTACACCAAATGGTGATGGAAAGAATGACCAATGGATCATTAATGAAGCAGCCTACATTGAAGGGTGTCAAGTGATTGTTTATAATAGATGGGGAAAACAAGTGTTTGAGTCAATTAATTATGACAATACTTGGGAAGGAACCTATATGGGGAAACCATTGCCTGATGGGGCGTACTATTACGTGATTTTATGTGGTGGAGAGGTTAAGTATAAAGGAGATTTAAGTATTTTAAAATTGAAGAAGTAA
- a CDS encoding YdcF family protein, with the protein MRKFLKWSLIGFLTISLTVLGADYWVKSNAAIKIYSNVKDIPNNKVGLVLGTSKYNRNGYLNYYYKYRIDAAIALYKAGKVTSFIVSGDNSRKEYDEPTQMRDDLMAAGVPEDAIYLDYAGFRTLDSIVRALKIFGQKEFTIISQKFHNERAIFLGESYGLKVIAYNAKDVSMRYGFKTHIREKLARVKMLLDLTFGVKPKFLGDPIVIK; encoded by the coding sequence ATGCGTAAGTTCTTAAAATGGTCATTAATTGGTTTTCTCACCATCTCTCTAACTGTTCTTGGAGCCGATTATTGGGTTAAATCTAATGCTGCAATAAAAATTTACAGTAATGTAAAGGACATTCCTAATAATAAAGTCGGGCTAGTTTTAGGCACAAGTAAGTATAATCGTAATGGTTATCTGAACTACTATTACAAATACAGAATAGATGCTGCAATTGCCTTATATAAAGCTGGCAAAGTGACTTCTTTCATTGTTTCTGGAGACAACAGTAGAAAGGAATACGATGAACCTACTCAAATGAGAGATGACTTAATGGCTGCTGGTGTTCCAGAAGATGCAATCTATTTAGACTATGCTGGCTTTAGAACATTAGACTCTATTGTTCGAGCTTTAAAAATTTTTGGACAAAAGGAATTTACTATTATCTCCCAAAAATTCCATAATGAACGTGCTATATTTTTAGGAGAAAGTTATGGCTTAAAAGTTATTGCTTATAACGCCAAAGATGTGAGTATGCGCTATGGTTTTAAAACGCACATTCGAGAGAAACTTGCTCGGGTAAAAATGTTATTGGATTTAACTTTTGGTGTAAAGCCTAAATTCTTAGGAGATCCTATAGTGATTAAATAG
- a CDS encoding PorP/SprF family type IX secretion system membrane protein, whose protein sequence is MKLRLIIITVLVVWGASSINAQQLPESNLYTFNKYNINPAYSGYNQCLELYGSHLNQWVGIDRAPNTNFFSIHSGIGENMGIGGGVILDRASFISRFSAKVSYAYKIKLGEEHNLRFGLSAGLFQINLDATNAVVNDVTDEIVSNGAQSGVNFDSEFGLFYNLKGLELGVSIPQVFETNAELQFEGMDGFSSKRHFVAYAGYDEELNEKWSVEPSMLYKTAQSGLNQFDFNGMVTYNKMVSVGAGYRTHVGVIGRLGLNIKDFVYLGYAYEFSGANISSYSTGSHEIMLGVKFCKTPQLKKPSDLEKAIVEEIPEPVKSEPEVIVPVEKVSPPPVLKEEKEIKPEPIVVEEPKLEEVKPEPIEKEYQNISFEKPMDILFDYNVGNQFSNESIVVLEGIVKVLKENPELSVLVSGHTCDIGSEEGNLKVSKNRANQVMDYFVKKGISGERINVEAKGETQPRYPNTSEENRKKNRRVEVVYQGK, encoded by the coding sequence ATGAAATTAAGGTTAATAATTATAACAGTATTAGTAGTATGGGGAGCTTCTTCAATTAATGCTCAACAACTACCAGAATCGAATTTGTATACATTTAATAAGTATAACATTAATCCTGCATACTCAGGCTATAATCAGTGTTTGGAGTTATATGGTAGTCATTTAAATCAATGGGTTGGGATTGATAGGGCTCCTAATACCAATTTCTTTTCCATTCATTCGGGTATAGGTGAAAATATGGGAATAGGAGGAGGAGTGATTTTAGATCGAGCTTCTTTTATTAGTAGATTTTCAGCTAAAGTTTCGTACGCCTATAAAATAAAGTTAGGAGAGGAGCATAATTTAAGGTTTGGCCTTTCGGCTGGTCTATTTCAAATTAACTTGGATGCTACAAATGCAGTTGTGAATGATGTAACAGATGAGATAGTAAGTAATGGAGCTCAAAGTGGAGTCAATTTTGATTCAGAGTTTGGACTTTTTTATAACTTGAAAGGTTTGGAACTTGGGGTTTCAATTCCTCAAGTTTTTGAAACGAATGCTGAACTTCAGTTTGAGGGGATGGATGGCTTTAGTAGTAAAAGGCATTTTGTTGCTTATGCTGGATATGATGAGGAATTAAATGAAAAATGGAGTGTTGAACCATCGATGCTATATAAAACAGCGCAGTCTGGTTTGAACCAATTTGATTTCAATGGAATGGTAACCTATAATAAAATGGTGTCTGTTGGAGCTGGTTACAGAACGCATGTTGGTGTAATTGGAAGATTAGGATTAAATATAAAGGACTTTGTTTATTTAGGATATGCCTACGAATTTTCAGGAGCAAATATATCTTCTTATTCAACAGGTTCACATGAAATAATGTTAGGAGTTAAGTTTTGTAAGACTCCTCAACTAAAGAAGCCAAGTGATTTAGAAAAGGCTATCGTGGAAGAAATACCTGAACCTGTAAAGTCAGAACCTGAGGTAATAGTTCCTGTCGAAAAAGTTTCTCCTCCTCCTGTATTGAAAGAGGAAAAAGAAATAAAGCCAGAGCCAATAGTGGTTGAAGAGCCTAAGTTAGAAGAGGTGAAACCAGAACCTATTGAAAAAGAGTACCAAAATATTTCTTTTGAAAAGCCTATGGATATATTGTTTGATTACAATGTTGGAAATCAATTTTCAAATGAAAGTATAGTGGTGTTAGAGGGAATTGTTAAGGTTTTAAAAGAGAACCCTGAGTTATCTGTATTAGTGAGTGGACATACTTGCGATATCGGTTCTGAGGAGGGAAATCTAAAAGTCTCTAAAAATAGAGCAAATCAGGTTATGGACTACTTTGTTAAAAAAGGTATTTCGGGAGAAAGAATTAATGTAGAAGCTAAAGGTGAAACACAGCCAAGATACCCAAATACTTCTGAAGAAAATAGAAAGAAAAACAGAAGAGTTGAGGTTGTTTATCAAGGGAAGTAA
- a CDS encoding GH25 family lysozyme, with translation MRQFNNFEQKIISELIATSHSEMIRMTDFLKQVFFTLHDQQSMIIQTKAKYAVFYIPVETYSDHAQKKTAVQNLLNLISLLSYLRSNGYLTVYIDDETREKTMFFINEGFITPKPSTNKIILNPDGDYTNQPEFIRNNKDEVIYKGVIFNSATYELIVHLFTGVLCVSDTLKEALNPDKTPAIIQHSKKVNSDTPIEDPHVKPQKHDTYFKSGIVILLALLCGITTFTYFKSTSHAHQLTSLQSQQHITTSLVDSTLKKVTTTAQLHQQLTTNTIDDEKRKKYYGVDLSRWNGNALEEITSKDSISFVICKATQGVSYQDPDFEHNWKTTRSKGWIRGTYHFYMTNEDPIQQADHFWNVIQTIDSTDIAPIVDIEEKSLPEHQTVDPVNLQVDLLQFLKRLEQKSGRTPIIYADLSFANKYLSNASFAQHPLWLAEYTRSTTPKIPKTWEKKGFKIWQKSDHYSIDSHLTDFDIFVGKRSQLYAK, from the coding sequence ATGAGGCAATTCAACAATTTTGAGCAGAAAATCATTTCAGAATTAATTGCAACCTCGCACAGTGAAATGATTCGTATGACCGATTTTTTAAAACAAGTTTTTTTCACTTTACATGATCAGCAGTCCATGATTATTCAAACTAAAGCAAAATATGCTGTTTTTTATATCCCCGTTGAAACCTATTCTGATCATGCTCAAAAAAAGACCGCTGTTCAGAATTTATTGAATCTTATTTCGCTACTATCTTATTTACGTTCCAATGGCTATTTGACGGTATATATCGATGATGAAACAAGGGAAAAAACAATGTTTTTTATTAACGAGGGTTTTATTACCCCCAAACCTTCTACCAACAAAATTATATTAAACCCTGATGGAGATTACACCAACCAGCCTGAATTCATTAGAAACAATAAAGATGAAGTAATCTATAAAGGTGTAATATTTAATTCAGCAACTTACGAATTAATCGTTCATTTATTTACAGGAGTTTTATGTGTTTCCGACACATTAAAAGAGGCACTGAATCCAGATAAAACCCCAGCAATAATTCAACATTCAAAAAAAGTCAACTCTGATACACCTATAGAAGACCCCCACGTCAAACCTCAAAAACATGACACCTACTTTAAGTCAGGAATTGTTATTCTATTAGCCTTGTTATGTGGTATTACAACATTTACTTACTTTAAATCAACTTCACATGCTCATCAATTAACAAGTCTTCAATCACAACAACATATAACAACCTCTTTAGTTGATAGTACTCTAAAAAAAGTGACAACCACAGCTCAACTCCACCAACAACTAACTACTAACACTATAGATGATGAAAAACGTAAAAAATATTATGGCGTAGACCTCTCACGTTGGAATGGAAATGCCCTTGAGGAAATCACTTCAAAAGATAGTATTTCTTTTGTGATATGTAAAGCAACACAAGGAGTAAGCTATCAAGACCCAGACTTTGAGCACAACTGGAAAACTACCCGTTCCAAAGGATGGATTAGAGGGACTTATCATTTTTATATGACTAATGAAGACCCCATACAACAAGCTGATCATTTTTGGAATGTGATTCAAACAATAGACAGTACCGATATTGCTCCAATTGTAGATATTGAAGAAAAGAGTTTACCCGAACACCAAACAGTCGACCCTGTAAATTTACAAGTTGATTTACTACAATTTTTAAAACGACTAGAACAGAAAAGTGGTCGAACCCCAATTATTTATGCCGACTTATCATTTGCAAACAAATACCTTTCCAATGCATCTTTTGCGCAACACCCACTTTGGTTGGCAGAATATACACGATCAACAACACCAAAAATTCCCAAAACATGGGAGAAAAAAGGCTTTAAAATTTGGCAAAAATCTGATCATTATTCGATTGACTCACATCTTACTGACTTTGACATTTTTGTAGGAAAACGATCTCAATTATATGCAAAATAG
- a CDS encoding ATP-binding protein → MLFIITLIETILLCVILFRFEKNRFNFIHRFVLKSEQYHAILQNTFLVQEEERIRIAGNIHDNLIGQLYRIKLLNKDKRLSKLLNQSIQTARHISHDLSPPLIERLAFQDIVYDYVSPIQEELNIQLHFLVIDHTILSNYSKLNLYRILQELITNCIKHAQADMLYIQYRVSRQYICLRVEDNGVGFKSTEKKGAGLQNIEVRSQLLRGSYRMVSTVNKGTKFLLVLKKSNDER, encoded by the coding sequence ATGCTGTTTATTATTACATTAATTGAGACTATTCTATTGTGTGTTATACTATTTAGATTTGAAAAAAATAGATTCAACTTTATACATCGTTTTGTATTAAAATCTGAACAATATCATGCAATATTACAAAACACCTTTCTAGTTCAGGAAGAAGAGCGAATTAGAATAGCTGGTAATATTCATGATAATTTAATTGGTCAGTTATATCGAATTAAACTACTAAATAAAGATAAAAGACTAAGTAAACTTTTAAACCAGAGTATTCAAACAGCACGTCATATTTCTCACGATCTCTCTCCGCCTTTAATAGAACGGCTTGCTTTTCAAGATATCGTGTATGATTATGTTTCTCCAATTCAAGAAGAGTTGAATATCCAGTTACATTTCTTAGTTATTGATCATACTATTTTATCTAATTACTCCAAGCTTAACTTGTATAGAATATTACAAGAGTTAATTACAAATTGTATTAAACATGCTCAAGCCGATATGTTATACATCCAGTATAGAGTTTCTAGGCAGTACATTTGTTTAAGAGTTGAAGATAACGGTGTAGGCTTTAAGAGTACCGAAAAAAAAGGAGCAGGTCTTCAGAATATTGAAGTGCGCAGTCAACTTCTAAGAGGAAGTTATCGAATGGTCTCTACTGTTAATAAAGGAACTAAATTTTTACTGGTATTAAAAAAATCCAACGATGAAAGATAA